AACAGTGTTTTGAATTTTAAAAATTTGAATTTAGAATTTGTTTCGAGTTTCGATATTCGGATTTCTGATTTTATTTAGTATATTCTTTATGCTATAATCACAAAAATCTAAAAAAAGAAGGAAATTTTTTATATGAAAATATTGGTAACAGGCGGAGCAGGATTTATAGGTTCGCATATTGCGGACAGATTGATTAAGGAAGGTCATCAGGTCGTAATAGTGGATAATCTCTCAACTGGAAAAGAGGAAAATATCAATCCAAAAGCGGCATTCTACAACCTTGATATCCGCAGTAAAGAACTGGAATATGTATTCAAAAAGGAAAAACCTGATTGCGTTGACCATCACGCTGCGCAGATGAGTGTTGCAGTGTCAATGAAGAAACCGGTTTTTGATGCGGACGTTAATATACTGGGAGTACTTAATATCCTGCAAAACTGCGTAAAATATAACGTAAAAAAACTGGTTTTCGCATCCTCAGGAGGAACCGTTTACGGAGAGGCAAAAAATGTCCCCACAACAGAAAACGAGCCATTCTGTCCGCTTTCCCCTTATGGAATTTCCAAGCTTACAACTGAATACTATCTTTCATTTTATAATCATGAATATAATCTTCCTTATGTAGCGTTACGATATGGAAATGTTTATGGTCCGCGTCAGGATCCGCATGGAGAAGCCGGTGTTGTAGCTATCTTTATAAAAGCCATGCTTACAGGTAAAACCCCGACAATATTCGGCAAAGGCGATTGCGTTAGAGATTATGTATATGTTGATGATATTGTTGCAGCCAATATGTTGGCCCTCAATCAGAATATATGCGGATCTTTCAATATAGGAACTGCCAAAGGGACAGATGTTAAGGAAGTATTTAATGCGTTAAAGCACATAATAGATTTTCCTAAAAATTGCGAGTATGGGCCAGCCAGAGAAGGAGACCTTAAACGAAGTATCTTATCCTTTGATAAAGCGCAAAAAACGCTTTCATGGAAACCATGTGTCAGCCTGTACAAAGGGTTTGAGGGAACGGTAGATTTCTTCAGAAGAAATGGGTAATTATATACTCAGACGTTTATTCGGCATTATCCCGCTTCTCTTAGGCATAAGCATAATTACCTTCTCAGTAATACACCTTGCGCCAGGCAAACCGACAGACCTTCAGACACAACTCAACCCTAAAATATCCCAACAAACAAGAGAGAGGCTGGAAAAACTATACGGACTGGATAAACCTCTGCATGTTCAGTATATTTTATGGCTTAAAAAAATAATCCGCCTTGATTTCGGGACATCCTTTACAGACGGCAGGTCTGTACGTTTAAAAATCTTAGAAACACTTCCTATAACTCTAATAATTAACGTATTATCAATCACATTTATACTCCTTATTGCAATACCTGTAGGTATTGCGTCAGCCACAAAACAGCATTCATGGTTTGACAGATTCTCAACAGTATTCGTATTCGTTGGTTTTTCAATGCCGTCATTCTGGCTTGCGCTGCTTCTTATCATTCTTTTTAGTATAAAACTCGGCTGGCTTCCTATTTCAGGGCTTCACTCATTGAATTATGACCAGATGAGTTATTTCCAAAGGCTGACTGACTTTGGCAAACATCTTATAATTCCTGTTTTTATAGGTGCATTTGGAGGAATTGCAGGTATGTCCAGATATATGAGATCAAATATGCTTGAAGTGCTGAATCAGGACTATATAAGAACAGCACGGGCAAAGGGCTTGAGCGAGTTTCGGGTCGTTTACAAACACGCCTTAAAGAACGCCGTAATACCTCTTATCACTATTCTAGGACTTTCTGTGCCGGGTCTAATTGGAGGAAGCGTTATTATAGAGAGCATATTTGCAATTCCCGGTATGGGCAGATTATTTTTTCAATCTGCAATGTCCAGAGACTATCCTGTTATAATGGGAATTCTTACTATGGGAGCAGTTCTTACACTAATCGGAAATCTACTTGCGGATATATGTTACGGTGTTGCTGATCCAAGGATAAAGCATGGAAAAAACTAAATTCGAAGCACGAAGCACTAAATACGAAACAATATCAAATAACCAAAATACAAATGTTCAAAACAGTGTTTTGAATTTTAAAAATTTGAATTTAGAATTTGTTTCGAGTTTCGATATTCGAATTTCTGATTTTAAAAACTCCGTATCTAAAAACAACATTGAGTCTTATTAATATGTTATTGGCTAAATTTAAAAAGAATAGGCTGGCTCTTTTTGGAATAATTATTATCTTTGCGATGTTCTTTGTCGGCATTTTTGCGCCTGTTCTATCACCATATAACCCAAATAAAATAAATGTAGATCATATATTCTTAAGCCCTTTTCAAAACAATCATATTCTTGGAACTGATGGCCTGGGCCGCGATGTGCTATCAAGAATAATATGGGGCACACGTGTATCCATTAAAGTAGGATTCGTAGCAACAGGTATTTCAATCATAATAGGCATTCTTATTGGATCCATTGCCGGATATTACGGTAGAATGGTTGATTCAGTCTTAATGAGATTCGTTGATATGATGCTCTGCTTTCCAAGCTTTTTCCTCATTCTGTCAGTTGTAGCAATAACAAAACCATGCATAACCAATATAATGATAATTATTGGCTTAACCAGTTGGATGGGCATTGCCAGGCTTGTTAGAGGAGAGTTTCTCTCTTTAAAAGAACGTGAATTTACTCAAGCGGCGAAGATAATGGGCGCAAGTAATATGAGAATTATCTTTCGCCATATCTTACCAAATGCAATGGCTCCTGTATATGTTGCCGCTACTTTTGGCATAGCTGGAGCAATACTTACAGAATCTGCCTTAAGCTTTCTGGGGCTAGGTGTCCAGCCGCCAACATCAAGCTGGGGGAATCTACTTTCAACAGGTAAATCAACAATAGAATTTGCATGGTGGATTACAGCATTTCCCGGACTTGCTATTCTTATAACAGTACTTAGTTATAACCTGTTAGGCGAAGGGCTGAGAGATATACTTGACCCAAGGCTTGACACATAAAAAGATATATGCTACGGTCTCGGGGGAAATTTGGAGAAATAAAATGATTACGGATAGAAGGAAGTATCAAAGATTTAATGTAGATCTTCCTGTTTTATGTAAAAAAAGAGTGTACTTTATATCATATGATGGCGAGAAAGGCAGGGCTAAAAATATTAGTAGTGGTGGGGCGCTTGTATTTACAAAAGAGGATATTCCTGCTTTAACGTCTCTTAAATTAATAATACGTCTTGTGAATCTTAAAAAAGAGATTAAAACTGTTGCGCAAGTAGTAAAATCAGAACCAATATGGTCTGGATATAAGCTGAATTTAAAATTCATCAAGATTAGTGAAAAAGATAAAAAAATACTTAGCAAGGACTATCTTGTAAAGTCTCCTTCTAAAATCCTTGATAGCAATGAATAGTCACTGAGCAATACCAAACTTCTTGCCAGCTTTTTTAATTATTTCTATTGTATAACCAAGTTCCTCTTTGCTGTGAGCTGCTGTTATTGAAAACCTTATCCTTGCGGTATTTAGGGG
The DNA window shown above is from bacterium and carries:
- a CDS encoding ABC transporter permease, producing the protein MGNYILRRLFGIIPLLLGISIITFSVIHLAPGKPTDLQTQLNPKISQQTRERLEKLYGLDKPLHVQYILWLKKIIRLDFGTSFTDGRSVRLKILETLPITLIINVLSITFILLIAIPVGIASATKQHSWFDRFSTVFVFVGFSMPSFWLALLLIILFSIKLGWLPISGLHSLNYDQMSYFQRLTDFGKHLIIPVFIGAFGGIAGMSRYMRSNMLEVLNQDYIRTARAKGLSEFRVVYKHALKNAVIPLITILGLSVPGLIGGSVIIESIFAIPGMGRLFFQSAMSRDYPVIMGILTMGAVLTLIGNLLADICYGVADPRIKHGKN
- a CDS encoding PilZ domain-containing protein, whose product is MITDRRKYQRFNVDLPVLCKKRVYFISYDGEKGRAKNISSGGALVFTKEDIPALTSLKLIIRLVNLKKEIKTVAQVVKSEPIWSGYKLNLKFIKISEKDKKILSKDYLVKSPSKILDSNE
- a CDS encoding NAD-dependent epimerase/dehydratase family protein, which codes for MKILVTGGAGFIGSHIADRLIKEGHQVVIVDNLSTGKEENINPKAAFYNLDIRSKELEYVFKKEKPDCVDHHAAQMSVAVSMKKPVFDADVNILGVLNILQNCVKYNVKKLVFASSGGTVYGEAKNVPTTENEPFCPLSPYGISKLTTEYYLSFYNHEYNLPYVALRYGNVYGPRQDPHGEAGVVAIFIKAMLTGKTPTIFGKGDCVRDYVYVDDIVAANMLALNQNICGSFNIGTAKGTDVKEVFNALKHIIDFPKNCEYGPAREGDLKRSILSFDKAQKTLSWKPCVSLYKGFEGTVDFFRRNG
- a CDS encoding ABC transporter permease codes for the protein MLLAKFKKNRLALFGIIIIFAMFFVGIFAPVLSPYNPNKINVDHIFLSPFQNNHILGTDGLGRDVLSRIIWGTRVSIKVGFVATGISIIIGILIGSIAGYYGRMVDSVLMRFVDMMLCFPSFFLILSVVAITKPCITNIMIIIGLTSWMGIARLVRGEFLSLKEREFTQAAKIMGASNMRIIFRHILPNAMAPVYVAATFGIAGAILTESALSFLGLGVQPPTSSWGNLLSTGKSTIEFAWWITAFPGLAILITVLSYNLLGEGLRDILDPRLDT